The Pontibacillus yanchengensis genome has a segment encoding these proteins:
- the holB gene encoding DNA polymerase III subunit delta', with translation MKTWTDMQSLQPTVSKMLTNSIKKDRVSHAYLFQGSRGTGKLEMSLLFAKSFFCSYRDGIEPCHNCKDCNRIESGNHPDVHVIQPEGQSIKKEQILHLQKEFTYTGLESNQKVYIVEDADKMTANASNRLLKFLEEPSRQTIAMLLTENGQSLLDTIRSRCQILAFQPLNPENITKKLMDEGLPESTARLMSALTNNLQDAIDMSNDEWFAKARKLVVQLMEVLQDKPSEALLFINNQWMSHFKDRDMLDQGLDLLMLWFKDIVYEHIGNEDSIVYIKERERIQTSSYHWSKQKATNALTYILEAKRKLFANVHPTLVMEQLTLQIQR, from the coding sequence ATGAAAACGTGGACGGATATGCAATCTTTACAACCAACTGTGTCCAAGATGCTTACCAACAGTATAAAAAAAGATCGAGTTTCCCATGCTTACTTGTTTCAAGGATCAAGAGGCACTGGTAAGTTGGAGATGAGCCTTCTCTTTGCAAAAAGTTTTTTCTGTTCTTATCGAGATGGAATTGAACCGTGCCATAACTGCAAAGATTGTAATCGAATCGAGTCAGGTAACCATCCTGATGTACACGTAATACAGCCTGAAGGGCAATCAATCAAAAAAGAACAAATTCTTCATTTGCAAAAAGAGTTTACCTACACAGGATTAGAATCAAATCAGAAAGTATATATCGTAGAAGATGCCGATAAAATGACAGCTAATGCATCCAATCGTTTGTTAAAATTTCTAGAAGAACCGAGTAGACAGACCATTGCCATGCTGTTAACAGAAAATGGCCAATCGTTACTTGATACAATTAGATCTCGTTGCCAAATTCTCGCCTTCCAACCACTGAATCCTGAAAATATCACAAAAAAGTTAATGGATGAAGGTCTTCCGGAATCCACCGCTAGATTAATGAGTGCATTAACCAATAATTTACAAGACGCAATCGATATGAGTAATGATGAGTGGTTTGCGAAGGCGAGAAAGTTAGTGGTACAATTAATGGAAGTGCTTCAAGACAAACCAAGTGAAGCCTTGCTTTTTATCAACAATCAATGGATGAGTCATTTCAAAGATCGTGATATGCTTGATCAAGGCCTTGATTTACTAATGCTTTGGTTTAAAGATATTGTGTACGAACATATTGGAAATGAAGATTCTATTGTTTATATTAAAGAAAGGGAGCGGATTCAGACTAGCTCCTATCATTGGTCGAAGCAGAAAGCAACAAATGCTTTAACCTATATTCTAGAGGCAAAACGAAAGCTATTTGCTAATGTTCATCCCACTCTAGTGATGGAACAACTCACGCTTCAAATACAGAGGTGA